The stretch of DNA TTTAGGCATGGCTTTATTACAAATGGGAGAATATACCCAAGGCTTTGCCGAAAGCGAGTGGCGTTGGCAAACGAATAACTTTACACCTTTTATTTGTCCTCAACCTTTGTGGGATGGTAGCGATTTAAGCGGTCAAACTATTCTGATTCATACCGAACAAGGTTCGGGAGATGCAATTCAATTTATTCGCTATATTCCCCTAGTTGCTGAAAGTAGCTGTCGCATTATTTTAGTTTGCATTCCCGACTTAATGCCTTTATTTGCCACGATTCCTCACATTGACAAGATAATTCCGCCGGGAGATATTGCGACATCAGAATTTGATGTTTATGCTCCCTTAATGAGCTTACCTCATATTCTGGGTACAACTTTAGATACAATTCCGGCTCAAATTCCTTATTTAGAAGCAAGAGAGCAAAACGTTGTTTTCCCAATCCTGCATTCATCTGAGTCTAAAAAATTAAAAGTAGGAATTGTTTGGTGTGGGAGTCCTACTCATAAAAACGATCGCAATCGTTCTTGTAAATTAGATGATTTTGCGCCTATTTTGAATATAAAAGATGTGGATTTCTTTAGCTTGCAAAAAGTTACTAAGCCGACGGATTTAGCAAAATTGCAAGAATTTAATGTCTGCGATCTAAGTTATTATCTGAGAGATTATGGAGATACGGCAAGAGCGATCGCGCAACTAGATTTAGTAATTACTGTGGATACTTCTGTTGCTCACTTAGCCGGAGCATTAGGTAAGCCAGTTTGGACTTTACTATGCTATAGTCCCGATTGGAGATGGATATTAGAAAGAAATGATACTCCTTGGTATCCGACGATGCGACTATTTCGGCAATCGCAACCGCGAGATTGGGTGGAAGTATTTAATCGCGTTGCTGAAGCATTAAATGGGTTGGTAGGAGATTAAAAATTGTCAATATTAAGGTAACTATGACTACACTTAGCGTCACAACAACCAACGACTAGCAGCATCGCGAATTTAATTATTAATCCTGGCCCTGATGGCAAGATTAGTTTGCGAGAGGCGATCGCGGCAGCCAATAATACTACAGGTACGGATGCGATCGCCCTTGCTAATACGCTAGACATTACCGATTCAGTCAGTATTAACGCGGCCCAGGGGCAACTAATTTAACCGTTAGCGGCAACAATGCCGTGCAGGTATTCAATATTTTCGGTGCGGGGGTAATAGTAAATATTGACAGCTTAACTATTGCGAATGGCAATAGCGCATTCAATGGGGCTGGGATTAGTGTGGGAACAAGCACCACCCTGAATTTGAGTAATAGCACTGTCAGCGGCAATTCGGCTAATTACAGCGGCGGCGGGAACTGGAACGCCTTTAGGACTTACGAATTGACAAATGGGAAAATTTTCAGCATATTCAGCAACAAAATTCTGACCACAGGATCAGTTCGGCCATTTTTACCCAACGGTTGTCTTTTGACAACCTTCCTTCAAAGGGGAGTTCAAAGTCGAAGGGTTCCCTGGGAACAGACTCAGCTTTTCTGTACATGGTGAGGGAGGGTGATGCAAGGCTTTTGACCTATTTTACCTGTTTTTCTTGCACCATACTCTCGCTCCGCGATCGCATCACCCAGACTGCATCACCTCCGGGTACTGATTCAGCAAGCCCTAGTTAAAACCAACAACTAACAACTAACAACTAACAATTACAGCCGATATTGTTGCCAGAGTAAACTCGCGGCTCGATGCAGTAGGGAATGCCGATAAACTAAGCCATTCATATCATCACAATAGCCGCCACCGATCGCGCAAGCAACTGGGTATCTACCAGCCAAACAAGTAGATAAAACCTGCATATCTCGCCTAAATAAACCAGTATCAGTTAATGCTAACTTCCCCAGTTTATCGCCCTTGTGCGGATCGACACCTGCATCGTACAAAACTAGATCGGGATTGACATCTGACAGCAAATCTGGTAAATATTTAGCTAATGTCTGAAGATATTCGTCATCTTCCATACCTACAGGTAAAGATACATCTAAATCGCTTTGTTGTTTAGTTCCCGGAAAGTTGACTTCGCAGTGCATTGAAAAAGTAAATACGCTCGAATCGTCTTGGAAGATTACAGCAGTTCCGTCTCCCTGATGCACGTCTAAATCGACAATTAATACTTTCTGTACTAAACCCATTTTTTGCAGAAGACGAGATGCGATCGCTAAATCGTTAAAGATACAAAAACCAGAACCATAACTAGGAAAAGCATGGTGAGTTCCTCCAGCAGTATTGCAAGCTATACCGTGAGAAATCGCTAATTGAGCTGTGAGAATAGTACCCCCTACAGCGATGCAAGTACGGTTTGCCAAAGCGGGACTCCAAGGTAAACCGATTCGCCGTTGTGCTTTAGCGTCCAATGTTCCATTATAATAAGCTTGAACATAATCAGGCTCGTGGACTAACTCAATCCACTCTCGCTTTGGAAGTGTTGGTAGGTGAAACTGCGATCGCACAGCTACTCCATCGGCCAACAGCATCTCGGAAAGCAACTGAAACTTTGCCATCGGGAAGCGGTGTCCCGGCGGTAGTGGGGCAACGTAATCATTGTGATAAACAATGGGTAATTCCATGTAAAATATTTTAGAGGCATTCACTTCTAATCTTCAAGCTCAAAGCTAAAATCTAAAATCTGACATCATTTAAAATGTATGGAACTTTTAACAGTCTGGCAGCACGGCAGTCATAACCCAGAAAATACTAATAACTTAGATATTATTCGCCACTGGTGGGCAAATCTCAATGGTAAAGAAGTTAACTGGGTGGAACGGCTAATACCTCAAATCGGGGGGATGAGTGAAGTTAACTGGCAATCTCAAAGATTCGATCAAATATTTGTGATTGTGAATCCCGAAATTCGGGGCGGCGATACGCTCTATTGGTATAAACCAGATTCTCCTTTAGAACACAGCCAGATAGCTCAAAAACTTGAATTAGATAATCTCAAACAGCATTTATACATTTATCCTCAGTCTGAGTCGGAACTGGCGATTCGCGTAGAACTCCATCAATTTGAATATCAGACTATTGAACTACAAAATGTTGAAATTACCTTTAAAGAAAAAGAAGTTATGACCCTGCGAGATGTAAAACAGCAACTTGAAGTGAAAGTTACTTTAACTCCAATTAATCTTAATTTACTTAAAGAGTGGCTATTATAGGATAGAATTTGTAACGCCACCCTCTGGGTGATAAAGATACCCCCCAGAGGTCGGCGTTACGTAAATTAGCAAAATTAAAGATTAAAATTATAGTAGTTAATTAAAATTCAGAGAAAGCTGTGACGACACAACAATTAACACCGATCGGTACCTTTGAAAAACTGTTTTGGACTTGGAAAGACCATAAAATTCAGTATACAGTTCGGGGAACCGGGCGGCCGTTGGTACTGATTCACGGTTTTGGTGCTTCTATTGGACACTGGCGGAAAAATATCCCTGCGATCGCAGATGGTGGCTATCGAGTATTCGCCCTAGATTTACTGGGATTCGGCGGATCGGATAAGCCCAACCTCGATTACAGTCTAGAATTGTGGCAAGAAATGGTTAAAGATTTCTGGGCCGAACATATTCAAGAACCGACTGTATTTGTGGGTAATTCCATCGGCGCTTTACTGAGTTTGATGGTAGTCGCCAATCATCCAGAAATTGCTGCTGGTGGGGTTTTGATTAACTGTGCGGGGGGACTCAATCACCGCCCCCACGAACTGAATTTACCGCTACGGACTGTGATGGGGATTTTTACCAATATAGTGCGATCGCCTGCCTTTGGGCCATTCCTTTTTAACCGCATCCGTCAGAAAAACCGCATCCGCAGCACCTTAAGTCAAGTTTACAGCAACCCCGAAGCGATCACCGACGAACTCATAGAAATACTCTATACACCCTCCTGCGATCGCGGAGCTCAGCAAGTTTTCGCCTCCATTCTCAGTGCTCCTCCCGGCCCTCAACCATCAGAATTGTTGCCGAAAGTCAAGCATCCTTTATTGGTAATCTGGGGAGCAGATGACCCTTGGACACCAGTTACAGGGGCAAAGGTTTATCAGGAGTTGGCGGAGCTCGGTAAACCCGTCCAGTTTATTTCTATCCCCAAAACGGGCCATTGTCCCCACGACGAGCGACCCACTGAGGTTAATTCTTTGATTTTGCAATGGTTAGACCAATTGCCCTCAGCCCTTTAACCCCTTGCGCTGTCTGGCTTTAAGGGATTTTAGGAAAAAACTTTCAAAAAGGGCTTGACAAAACTAGGATACCTTCGGTTATAGTTAGTCTCGTGTGAGGAGCGAACCAGTAAGAGCACCGAGACGAAACACGGCCAGTCGTCGGTGCTCTTTCTGTTGGAAGGTCAAAAATTTGACGACCTGCGTAAGTCCTAATGGCTAATGGCTAATTGCTAATGGCTAATGGCTAATTGCTAATTGCTAATTGCTAATTGAAGACAGGCTAATTACCCATCCTCCCCATCCTCCCTCGCTCCCCTATTTTCCCTATCTTCCCCATCCTCCCCCATCTTCCCCCTCTCTTACCCTAGCCCCTAGCCCCTAGCCCCTAGCCCCTTCTTCTTCCCCTAGCCCCTAGTTATAAAAGCACAAATTCTTCGATCGCGGCCGCTACACCATCTTCTTCTACAGTCGGTGCTACCCATTGCGCGATCGCCTTGACTTCATCCGGGGCATTGCCCATCGCTACACCAATGCCTGCATAGGAAAGCATTTCCAAATCATTAAAATTATCGCCGATCGCCATCACATTCGCCGATTGCAACCCCAAAATTTCTTCAGCTAGGTAGCGAAGTGCAGCCCCCTTACTAACTAAGGGATTGGCAGCTTCAAAAAAAGTAGCCACTGATGTTGTTAAATAAAGTTCGGCTGGGGTGTAAATCTGGCGTAAATTGCTGAGAAGATTCGCGATCGCCTCTGGATCGTCGCATAAAGCTAAAATTTTAGTGGGTTCGGTATCCAGCACAGATCGCAGATCGCCGACAGCGATAGGTTGAATTTCCGAACGCTGGGCGTAGATTTGAGTAGCAGTCGTGATTTCCCGGACGTAAAGTTGGTCATTAATGTAGAAATGGACAGAAAGAAGCGATCGCAATGCAGGTTGTTCAAAATAATCAAGGAGTGCGATCGTCTTTTCTTTTGTGACTGGCAAATGGGACAGAATTTTTCCCGTAATCGGGTCTTGAATCCACGCGCCTTGATAGCAAATTAATGGTAAGCTGGAGCCGACAGTTTGATGAAAGCGGAGAGCAGAGCGGTACATCCTTCCAGTAGCCACTACAACTTTGATTCCCTGAGCTTGAGCAGCAAAAATTGCCTGTGTAACCCGTTCGCGGATCTCGTTAGACTCACCTGCGATCGTACCATCAATATCCACCGCCAAAAGTTGAATGTCAGCAGCGCTTACAGGAGTCGATTTCGTCGCTGGGTTAGGGAATGCTAAATTCTGCATGATTGTTTTTTGGTATTTCAGTCGCTAATAGAGATTTTAAAGAAGCGACTGCCCAACCATAGATAAATTTTACAAAAAAAACGCGATTGCCCTCAAATATGTCTTCCGGCTTAGGGCACCCGTTAAAAATTTATCAAAAAAATCTAAGGCTTATACCTTAAGTAGGTTGAGTTAGCCACAAAACCCAACCTACCATAACTTAATCACAACTTACGCCTTAAAATCAGAAACTTTACCAACCGCCTATATTTTCTTATATAAAAAATGACTTCAACCAATATCCTCTCCCCCCTCATTTTAAGCAGGGCTGTTTCATTTTTTCTCTCCTAAAAGGAGAGGGGAGACTCGGCATAATTCCTGAGATTAGATACCAGCACTCGGAGCAGAGTCAGTACCCATCGGTAGCACAATACCGCGCAGAAAATCAATTTGCTGCTGAAAATCCATAGACTGGATTTGTCCTAATAAAACTTTGCCTTCTTGGGGAAGTTCATAGTCAGAAGGTACAGGAATAATAGTTCCCTCATCCATACCTTGAGCTAGGAAATACCAAAAAGCCAACTTAGTTTCAGGACTCATAGAACCATACATACGGCTCAACTGAGAATTGCCTTTTGAGGCAATATCGCGCATCACTTGTAGCTGTTCTTCGTGAGGCAATTCCTTAACTTGCTCGAACAAACCCTGAGCAATTTCAGAACCGGAAGCACCCGGAGCTGCTGGCGTTATAGACTTGCCAAGTTCAGTATAAACAAACCATAGCAAACCTAACTGATCGTCTATGCTCAAGCCATTAAGAGCTTCTTTTCCTCGATCGTAAGCGCTAACAGTAGTAAAAGTCATTTCAGCCTCCAAAAAATTATAACTTATTCAGTTTTCTCTTTTACTTAAGAAAACTGTTTTTGTTCCTTTACGAAAGTTAACGAATAAATCATGAAGGTTGAATCCTACTTAAGGAAGATATGATCCCCCTTGGTAATCGGGGAGCAACAAGTAAAAATTCTCAAAAAATTTATAACTAAAGATAGAAGTAATTAGGTGATAGCTTCATAATTAACTCCCGGTCTTATTGCTTTATGTCTTGGCTGACTTGTAAAATAGTTCGCAAATCATACAACAATTCTAGCGCATTCAACCGGAAGTAATTATTTGAGGACAGTTCTCTCAATTAAGATTCCCTTGAACTCTGGCCAAAACGAGCTAATAATTCCTCACGATTAAGCTGCATAATCAGTTGCGTGATTTCCAATGGTTCTAGTTGAATCAACGGCTCGATTATTTGGACTAATTCTTCATCTACAGCGCCAAATTTGACTTGTAGCATACTCTCAACCATCAGGCGTTGGTTTCGTTCGACACCTTGTTCGATACCTTGCTGGATACCTTGCTGGATACCTTGCTGAGTCGCATCTTCTAGCCGTTGTAAATAAAGTGGTGACAGTTCCATAATTAACTCCCGATCTTCTCGATCTATGTCTTGGCGGACTTCTAAAATAGTTCGCAAGTTATACAACAATTCTAGCGCATTCAACCGGAAGTAATTATTTGAGGACAGTTTTATCAATTAAGATTCCCTTGAACTCTGGCCAAAACGAGCTAATAATTCCTCACGATTAAGCTGCATAATCATTTGCGTTATTTCCAATGGTTCTAGTTGAATTAACGGCTCGATTATTTGGACTAATTCTTCATCTAAAGCGCCAAATTTGACTTGTAGCATAGTCTCAACCATCAGGCGTTGGTTTCGTTCGACACCTTGTTCGATACCTTGCTGGATACCTTGCTGGATACCTTGCTGGATACCTTGCTGGGTCGCATCTTCAAGCCGTTGTAAATAAAGTGGTGACAGTTCCATAATTAACTCCCGATCTTCTCGATCTATGTCTTGGCGGACTTCTAAAATGGTTCGCAAGTTATACAACAATTCTAGCGCATTCAACCGAAAAGAGTTATCTGAGGGCAGTTCTATCAATTCAGCAATGGCTTGTTTTTGCACATTTCCTTTCCCTAAAACTCTCAGCCACAGGGTTTCTGGAGTGCGAGGGAGTTGGTGAATAGCAATAATTGCTGCTTTCAGAGATGCACCCAGAAAATAAACTCCATTTACCCAATTTTCCGGTTCAGGAATCGCTCTAAATCCTGCTAACAGTGAGTCAGAAACCGTTGGTGACAGTATCCAGAGTAAGGGCAAATCTGATTCTGCAATTCGAGTATTTTCTCTAGCTGCTTGCCGTTCAAATTCGGCGTGTAAGTCAAATAATTTGCCCAGACAACTCCGAATTTCTCCAGGTTGAACTGGACTGCGGAATGGTTCAAATACAGCAGGTTTGGCTGCGATTTTACCCAGAAGACCGAGAGCTGTTGCTTCCACTTCCGGTTGGGATTTAGGAGCAAATAAAATGTCAATCTGCCTAACTTCTCCCGCAATATCCCGGCTGGTTTCTATGTTACCGAGAGGACTCAATAATTCCTTGAGATACTGTTTAGCAAATTGGTCATGGATGAATCGGGTCATTTTTAATTTGTTACTAACTCAAATAAATTTTATCAGATGCGGCGCGTAAATCCTGATAAAATAAACATCTGTTCTATAAAGGAAACCACCCATGCGACTCTCTCAAATGCTCTTCGCTACTCTGCGGGAAGAACCCGCAGAAGCAGAAATCCCCAGTCACAAACTATTACTACGTGCAGGTTACATTCGTCGCATCGGTAGCGGTGTCTATGTTTATCTCCCCCTGCTGTGGCGAGTGCTCAAAAAAGTCTCACAGATAGTCCGCGAAGAAATGGACGCTACCGGCGCTCAAGAATGCCTTCTACCTCAACTACAACCTGCTGAATTGTGGCGAGAATCTGGACGCTGGGACACATATACCAAGGCAGAAGGTATCATGTTTGCTCTCACAGATAGACAAAATCGTGAATTAGGACTAGGGCCAACTCATGAAGAAGTAATTACCACAATTGCCAAAGATATGATTCGTTCCTATCGGCAATTACCCCTGCACCTTTACCAAATTCAAACCAAATTTAGAGATGAGATTCGCCCTCGTTTTGGGTTAATGCGCGGTCGCGAATTCATTATGAAAGATGGCTATTCTTTCCATAAAGATGAAGAAAGCCTGAAAAAAACTTATCAGGATATGGCACAAGCTTATAGCAATATGCTACGCCGTTGTGGTTTGGAATTCAGAGGAGTAGATGCCGATTCTGGGGCGATTGGGGGTTCCGGTTCCCAGGAATTCATGGTATTAGCAGAAGCTGGTGAAGATGAAGTGCTTTATACTGAAGATGGTCAGTATGCAGCTAATGTAGAAAAAGCTGTTTCTCTGCCTGCTGATGCTGAACCATCACGTTTTACGAGTTATGAAAAATCCGAAACTCCGGGAACGGAAACGATAGAAAAACTTTGTAAATTTTTCAAGTCTTCCCCTACCCAAGTGGTAAAAAATGTGCTTTACCAGGTAGCTTATGACAGCGGTATCATCGTCTTGGTACTGGTAATTATTCGAGGAGACCAGGACGTAAATGAGGTAAAATTGGTAAATGAATTAACCAAATTAGCTGAGAAGTACCAAGCAAAAACCATTCTTTCTCTGACAGTTCCCGACGCAGAAGCACAACAGAAATGGGCAGCGAAACCTTTGCCTTTAGGTTATATTGCACCTGACATCGCAGATGATTACATTGCTAGCAGTAAACAGGTGCATCCTCAGTTCTTGCGGTTAGTAGATAAAACAGCAGTTGACTTAGAAAATTTTATCACTGGTTCTAACGAATCCGGCTACCACGTTGTCGGTGCAAATTGGGGTAAAGAATTTCAATTGCCAGAAAAAGTGGTGGATGTAAGGAAGGCTAAAAAAGGCGATCGCGCTCTCCACAACCCCGCACAAACCTTACAAACTGCCAGAGGAATTGAAGTAGGTCACATCTTCCAACTTGGCACTAAATACTCACAAGCAATGGGCGCTACCTATACGAACGAACAAGGGGAAGAAATACCCTTAGTGATGGGTTGTTATGGTCTTGGTGTTTCTCGCTTAGCTCAATCTGCCGTAGAGCAATCTTACGACAAAGATGGGATAATTTGGCCAGTGGCGATCGCACCTTACCAAGTTATCATTTCTATCCCCAACATTAGCGACGCTCAACAGATAGAAGTTGCAGAAAAACTTTACACAGAACTCAATCAAGCTGGCGTTGAAACTCTGTTAGATGACCGCGATGAACGCGCAGGTGTTAAATTCAAAGATGCTGATTTAATTGGAATTCCCTACCGGATCGTTACGGGTCGTTCTCTCAAACAAGGTAAAGTTGAAGTTGTCGAAAGAGCCGCCCATAAATCTCATGAAATTGCCATTGATGATGTAAAATCCACTCTTATGCAGTGGATTAGTACAGCATTAAAATGAGCTTTTTTAACAAATATGGTCGGCCCGCACTCTGGGCATTCCTAATTTATATGCCTTTTGCTGATACCGTTACCTACGCGATCGCAGGCGGGAATGTCCTGTTTAATTTTGCCAAAGATATCCTTTATATCATCGCCCTGATTGGCATAATTGAACTCTGGCAAAAACAGCGACTTTTCCTGAGTGCAGCTAAACCTATGGCAGCACCTCTTGGTGTTTTGCTAGGGACTTGTGCAGTAACGCTAATTTTAGCTAATGGCAATCCGCAACTAGCCGCCCCAGCCTCAGAACATCCTATTTTAATGGGAATAATCGGCTTAAAAGCTCTGATTTGGTACATACCACTGATTCTGTGCGGCTATTACCTAATTCGCGACAAACAGGATTTATTTTTCCTAACTCGCCTGCACGTTATCCTCGCTCTCACTTGTTGCGGTCTTGGATTCATGCAATACTTATTATTAGCTACAGGTGTATGTCCTAGCACTCGTAGTTACATTGGAGACGAGTTATTTAAAGCAAGTCTAAATGCTAGATGTTTTGTCGGTGGTTCTCTCATTTTTAACCCCGAACTAGGTTTGATCCGCTTGCCAGGAACATTTTTTTCACCTTTACAATGGGGCGGGTTTTTGATGGCGAATAATTAAAGTCACTAATTAACTGCGGCTCTACATTACCATTATCTGCGATCGCTAATTCTAACCACTGTTCATCTAAACGCTTACAGCGAATCTCGATTTTTCCTCCCGATACCGAACGGCGGCAAGCGATT from Kamptonema formosum PCC 6407 encodes:
- a CDS encoding orange carotenoid protein N-terminal domain-containing protein, producing the protein MTFTTVSAYDRGKEALNGLSIDDQLGLLWFVYTELGKSITPAAPGASGSEIAQGLFEQVKELPHEEQLQVMRDIASKGNSQLSRMYGSMSPETKLAFWYFLAQGMDEGTIIPVPSDYELPQEGKVLLGQIQSMDFQQQIDFLRGIVLPMGTDSAPSAGI
- a CDS encoding histone deacetylase family protein, producing the protein MELPIVYHNDYVAPLPPGHRFPMAKFQLLSEMLLADGVAVRSQFHLPTLPKREWIELVHEPDYVQAYYNGTLDAKAQRRIGLPWSPALANRTCIAVGGTILTAQLAISHGIACNTAGGTHHAFPSYGSGFCIFNDLAIASRLLQKMGLVQKVLIVDLDVHQGDGTAVIFQDDSSVFTFSMHCEVNFPGTKQQSDLDVSLPVGMEDDEYLQTLAKYLPDLLSDVNPDLVLYDAGVDPHKGDKLGKLALTDTGLFRRDMQVLSTCLAGRYPVACAIGGGYCDDMNGLVYRHSLLHRAASLLWQQYRL
- a CDS encoding alpha/beta fold hydrolase, with the protein product MTTQQLTPIGTFEKLFWTWKDHKIQYTVRGTGRPLVLIHGFGASIGHWRKNIPAIADGGYRVFALDLLGFGGSDKPNLDYSLELWQEMVKDFWAEHIQEPTVFVGNSIGALLSLMVVANHPEIAAGGVLINCAGGLNHRPHELNLPLRTVMGIFTNIVRSPAFGPFLFNRIRQKNRIRSTLSQVYSNPEAITDELIEILYTPSCDRGAQQVFASILSAPPGPQPSELLPKVKHPLLVIWGADDPWTPVTGAKVYQELAELGKPVQFISIPKTGHCPHDERPTEVNSLILQWLDQLPSAL
- a CDS encoding Cof-type HAD-IIB family hydrolase; amino-acid sequence: MQNLAFPNPATKSTPVSAADIQLLAVDIDGTIAGESNEIRERVTQAIFAAQAQGIKVVVATGRMYRSALRFHQTVGSSLPLICYQGAWIQDPITGKILSHLPVTKEKTIALLDYFEQPALRSLLSVHFYINDQLYVREITTATQIYAQRSEIQPIAVGDLRSVLDTEPTKILALCDDPEAIANLLSNLRQIYTPAELYLTTSVATFFEAANPLVSKGAALRYLAEEILGLQSANVMAIGDNFNDLEMLSYAGIGVAMGNAPDEVKAIAQWVAPTVEEDGVAAAIEEFVLL
- the proS gene encoding proline--tRNA ligase, producing the protein MRLSQMLFATLREEPAEAEIPSHKLLLRAGYIRRIGSGVYVYLPLLWRVLKKVSQIVREEMDATGAQECLLPQLQPAELWRESGRWDTYTKAEGIMFALTDRQNRELGLGPTHEEVITTIAKDMIRSYRQLPLHLYQIQTKFRDEIRPRFGLMRGREFIMKDGYSFHKDEESLKKTYQDMAQAYSNMLRRCGLEFRGVDADSGAIGGSGSQEFMVLAEAGEDEVLYTEDGQYAANVEKAVSLPADAEPSRFTSYEKSETPGTETIEKLCKFFKSSPTQVVKNVLYQVAYDSGIIVLVLVIIRGDQDVNEVKLVNELTKLAEKYQAKTILSLTVPDAEAQQKWAAKPLPLGYIAPDIADDYIASSKQVHPQFLRLVDKTAVDLENFITGSNESGYHVVGANWGKEFQLPEKVVDVRKAKKGDRALHNPAQTLQTARGIEVGHIFQLGTKYSQAMGATYTNEQGEEIPLVMGCYGLGVSRLAQSAVEQSYDKDGIIWPVAIAPYQVIISIPNISDAQQIEVAEKLYTELNQAGVETLLDDRDERAGVKFKDADLIGIPYRIVTGRSLKQGKVEVVERAAHKSHEIAIDDVKSTLMQWISTALK